Proteins from a single region of Haloterrigena alkaliphila:
- a CDS encoding dolichyl-phosphate hexose transferase produces the protein MGTYNEAEAIGKVLSDVEEITDGKAEVVCVDGSSDRTPEIAREHGATVIEQEPQGYGVAVRAAVLEPDRPIVVTTDCDDTYPMEQLPEFLELINEGYDVVSGDRLYHGADAMPAFNRFGNHAFAAIASVLMGTRVHDTTTGMRAYRRDVVESIEWTENTGLSAELLIRPLMRGYDIREHPIEYRERAGETKLDPLRGGAEIAKSIVKVCLEERLRELPHEPTR, from the coding sequence ATGGGAACCTACAACGAGGCGGAAGCGATCGGCAAAGTGCTCTCGGACGTCGAGGAAATCACCGACGGGAAGGCCGAGGTCGTCTGCGTCGACGGCTCCTCGGACCGCACGCCCGAAATCGCCCGCGAGCACGGCGCGACGGTGATCGAACAGGAGCCACAGGGGTACGGCGTCGCGGTCCGCGCGGCCGTTCTCGAGCCCGACCGCCCCATCGTGGTCACGACCGACTGCGACGACACCTACCCGATGGAGCAACTCCCCGAGTTCCTCGAGTTGATCAACGAGGGGTACGACGTCGTCAGCGGCGACCGGCTCTACCACGGCGCCGACGCGATGCCGGCGTTCAACCGCTTCGGGAACCACGCCTTCGCGGCCATCGCCAGCGTGCTGATGGGCACCCGCGTTCACGACACGACGACCGGCATGCGGGCCTACCGACGCGACGTTGTCGAATCGATCGAGTGGACCGAGAACACCGGCCTCTCCGCGGAACTCCTGATTCGACCGCTGATGCGAGGGTACGATATCCGCGAGCACCCCATCGAGTACCGCGAGCGCGCCGGCGAAACGAAACTCGACCCGCTCCGGGGTGGCGCCGAGATCGCGAAGTCGATCGTCAAGGTCTGTCTCGAGGAGCGGTTGCGGGAACTGCCACACGAACCGACGCGATAG
- a CDS encoding GMC family oxidoreductase produces MSWDRPPAQSAGSRTDGDAERSADADVDRTPVADADVCVIGAGPAGGIVADRLADAGLEVVVLEAGPRFDPSDRHARQERAIRPAYDRPAVWDGHPERDAYESSGARHYPLNYTRAKGVGGSTLHWQGMVMRLHEDDFNSASARGVGPDWPIDYEDLRPYYAEAERELGIAGADDNPFAPPREEPHPMPAFPPSYSDSLFAEACEELEIAMHSVPNARNSERYDGRSACVGYGTCEPVCPSGAKYDATVHVERAETKGATVIDRVPVQRLAHGPDAIDAAVYAAPDGEEHRQHADAFVVACGGVETPRLLLLSESSHYPDGLANSSGTVGKFFMEHLFAGTGGILDERTRLNHVGFLTSESHQFYDDADAEYAPFKLEFLNYGGPAALEMAPPAMALEGEDWGDDLLERLRTEYGNQIGVGALVEQLPREDSYIGLDPDRTDDRGNPVPDVHWTIDDRALRTLDRANEIQERVLGELGAEITWQVGPENAGPAFHHMGTTRMSDDPAESVVGPDLRTHDLENCWIASSSVFPTGGATNPTLTIAALALKAADHVLEVL; encoded by the coding sequence GTGAGCTGGGATCGGCCGCCCGCGCAGTCGGCGGGGTCGAGGACCGATGGGGACGCCGAACGCAGCGCTGATGCGGACGTCGATCGAACGCCCGTCGCGGACGCCGACGTCTGCGTGATCGGCGCCGGGCCCGCGGGCGGAATCGTGGCGGATCGACTCGCCGACGCCGGTCTCGAAGTCGTCGTCCTCGAGGCCGGCCCCCGATTCGATCCGTCGGACCGCCACGCGCGACAGGAACGGGCGATCAGACCGGCCTACGACCGGCCGGCCGTCTGGGACGGCCACCCCGAGCGGGACGCCTACGAGAGTTCGGGCGCGCGCCACTACCCGCTGAACTACACCCGTGCCAAGGGCGTCGGCGGCTCGACGCTGCACTGGCAGGGGATGGTGATGCGGCTCCACGAGGACGACTTCAACTCCGCCAGCGCTCGCGGCGTCGGGCCCGACTGGCCGATCGACTACGAGGACCTGCGGCCCTACTACGCCGAGGCCGAGCGGGAACTCGGCATCGCCGGGGCCGACGACAACCCCTTCGCGCCGCCCCGAGAGGAACCCCATCCGATGCCGGCGTTTCCGCCCTCCTACAGCGACTCGCTGTTCGCCGAGGCCTGCGAGGAACTCGAGATCGCGATGCACTCCGTGCCCAACGCCCGCAACTCGGAACGCTACGACGGCCGGAGCGCCTGCGTCGGCTACGGCACCTGCGAACCGGTCTGTCCGTCCGGCGCGAAGTACGACGCGACGGTCCACGTCGAGCGCGCCGAGACAAAGGGCGCGACGGTGATCGACCGCGTCCCCGTCCAGCGCTTAGCACACGGCCCCGACGCGATCGACGCCGCCGTCTACGCCGCGCCCGACGGCGAGGAGCACCGCCAGCACGCGGACGCGTTCGTGGTCGCCTGCGGCGGCGTCGAGACGCCCCGCTTGCTGTTGCTCTCCGAATCGAGCCACTATCCCGACGGCCTCGCTAACTCGAGCGGGACGGTCGGCAAGTTCTTCATGGAGCACCTGTTCGCGGGGACGGGCGGGATCCTCGACGAGCGGACCCGACTGAACCACGTCGGCTTCCTCACCAGCGAGTCCCACCAGTTCTACGACGACGCCGACGCTGAGTACGCGCCGTTCAAACTCGAGTTCCTGAACTACGGCGGCCCGGCAGCGCTCGAGATGGCGCCGCCGGCGATGGCCCTCGAGGGCGAGGACTGGGGCGACGACCTGCTCGAGCGCCTCCGAACGGAGTACGGCAACCAGATCGGCGTGGGCGCGCTGGTTGAGCAACTCCCCCGCGAAGACAGCTACATCGGACTCGATCCCGACCGCACGGACGACCGCGGCAACCCCGTTCCGGACGTCCACTGGACGATCGACGATCGGGCGCTGCGAACCCTCGATCGGGCGAACGAGATCCAGGAGCGAGTGCTGGGGGAACTCGGCGCAGAGATCACCTGGCAGGTCGGTCCGGAGAACGCCGGCCCGGCCTTCCACCACATGGGGACGACCCGGATGAGCGACGATCCGGCCGAGAGCGTCGTCGGCCCAGATCTGCGGACCCACGACCTCGAGAACTGCTGGATCGCCTCGAGCAGCGTCTTCCCGACCGGCGGCGCGACGAACCCGACGCTGACGATCGCGGCGCTGGCGCTGAAGGCGGCGGATCACGTGCTCGAAGTGCTGTAA
- a CDS encoding gluconate 2-dehydrogenase subunit 3 family protein, whose amino-acid sequence MELTRRDAVAALGALGVGGTLSGCVAPPGAEPLDVDRIREVLVAAAEVVYPSEVTGTATFVESFLEGRLEDPTHAAGLDEAVADLDEHAAVWFDESFAALSIEDRDRALRGIGAADADENPDGTTAERVRYYVVNDLLLALYASPAGGELVGIENPQGHAGGLDSYQRGPGA is encoded by the coding sequence ATGGAGCTGACCAGACGGGACGCGGTCGCCGCGCTGGGGGCGCTCGGCGTCGGCGGGACGCTGTCGGGCTGTGTGGCCCCGCCCGGGGCCGAACCGCTCGACGTCGATCGGATCCGCGAGGTGTTGGTCGCAGCCGCCGAAGTCGTCTACCCGAGCGAGGTCACCGGCACGGCGACGTTCGTCGAGTCGTTTCTCGAGGGCCGACTCGAGGACCCGACGCACGCGGCTGGGCTGGACGAGGCCGTCGCGGATCTGGACGAGCACGCGGCGGTGTGGTTCGACGAGTCGTTCGCGGCGCTGTCGATCGAGGACCGGGATCGCGCCCTGCGGGGTATCGGCGCGGCCGACGCCGACGAAAATCCCGACGGGACGACCGCCGAACGGGTCCGCTACTACGTGGTGAACGACCTGCTGCTGGCGCTGTACGCCTCGCCGGCGGGCGGCGAACTGGTCGGCATCGAGAACCCGCAGGGCCACGCGGGCGGCCTCGACAGCTACCAGCGGGGGCCGGGAGCGTGA
- a CDS encoding SOS response-associated peptidase — MCGRYTLLVEQAALEERFDARFPDQNGFEPRYNAAPGQRLPVITNEEPDAIRRLEWGLVPSWADDESGGLINARAETVAEKPTFRAAYERRRCLVPADGFYEWVETENGTQPYRVTFADDRVFAMAGLWERWEPDDATTQAGLDAFGGGVEDEGDDGPLETFSIVTTEPNDLVADLHHRMAVVLEPGTEGEWLTADDPSDLLEPHPADEMRAYPVSRAVNDPSVDEPALVEPLEQS, encoded by the coding sequence ATGTGCGGTCGCTACACGCTGCTGGTCGAGCAGGCGGCGCTCGAGGAGCGGTTCGACGCCCGATTTCCTGACCAGAACGGCTTCGAACCGCGGTACAACGCGGCACCGGGACAGCGCCTGCCGGTGATCACCAACGAGGAACCGGACGCGATCCGACGCCTCGAGTGGGGGCTGGTGCCGTCGTGGGCCGACGACGAGAGCGGCGGGCTCATCAACGCGCGGGCGGAGACGGTCGCCGAGAAGCCGACGTTCCGGGCGGCCTACGAGCGACGCCGATGTCTCGTCCCGGCCGACGGCTTCTACGAGTGGGTCGAGACCGAGAACGGTACACAGCCCTACCGGGTCACCTTCGCGGACGATCGGGTGTTCGCGATGGCGGGGCTGTGGGAGCGCTGGGAGCCCGACGACGCGACGACCCAGGCCGGTCTCGACGCCTTCGGCGGCGGTGTCGAGGACGAGGGCGACGACGGCCCGCTCGAGACCTTCTCTATCGTTACGACCGAGCCGAACGACCTCGTCGCGGACCTCCACCACCGCATGGCGGTCGTCCTCGAGCCCGGCACCGAGGGGGAGTGGCTGACGGCCGACGATCCGAGCGACCTCCTCGAGCCCCACCCCGCCGACGAGATGCGCGCGTATCCGGTCTCCCGGGCGGTCAACGATCCGTCGGTCGACGAGCCGGCGCTGGTCGAGCCGCTGGAGCAGTCCTGA